The following are from one region of the Dendropsophus ebraccatus isolate aDenEbr1 unplaced genomic scaffold, aDenEbr1.pat pat_scaffold_1684_ctg1, whole genome shotgun sequence genome:
- the LOC138775519 gene encoding replication protein A 32 kDa subunit-like: MTAAPMDIRQWVDTDEASQENVVVPPGSYVKVSGHLRSFQNKKSVVAFKIAPIEDMNEFVSHMLEVVQAHMSLNVQTPSGGGGNSTVLSTPGRMGNTGGSFTGGNDMQTNGLTPHQSQILNLIKSCKGNEGMGFDELKARLHGMNVNAIKNALDFLSNEGHIYSTVDDDHFKSTDGD; this comes from the exons ATGACAGCAGCACCGATGGACATTCGTCAGTGGGTGGACACAGAt GAAGCAAGTCAAGAAAATGTTGTGGTACCACCAGGAAGTTATGTGAAAGTGTCCGGTCATCTTCGTTCATTCCAG aataagaaaagtgttgttgcgTTTAAGATTGCACCTATTGAAGACATGAACGAATTTGTTTCTCACATGTTGGAAGTTGTTCAGGCTCACATGAGTCTTAATGTCCAGACTCCT TCTGGAGGTGGAGGAAATTCTACAGTACTCAGTACACCTGGACGAATGGGAAATACTGGAGGAAGCTTCACAGGTGGAAATGATATGCAGACAAATGGGCTAACACCACATCAAAGTCAG ATCTTGAACCTAATTAAAAGCTGCAAAGGTAATGAAGGCATGGGCTTTGATGAACTGAAGGCAAGACTTCACGGAATGAATGTTAATGCTATTAA AAATGCTTTGGATTTTCTCAGCAACGAAGGTCACATTTATTCAACAGTGGATGATGACCATTTTAAGTCAACAGATGGTGATTAA